The genomic window TCAGAATAATTTACGTTCTCACTTTTTAAAAGATTTATCTAATATTCCAGATTCAACCTTATTATTTGGTGTTTCTCCAGATAATAATAATTAATTTTCTCTTATTCTATTATCTACAGATATTTGTAGGGGTTAACGGCCGTTGACCCCTACTTATTCTGGTTCTACCGAACTTAGCGTGTAGATTTAACCACTAAAATGCCAAGTTAGGAAACTTCTAAGTTTAAAATTATCAAAATTTCTAAAACCATAACCTCTTCTTTTAATCAGCTTTAATTTGTTATTAATTCCCTCCACAACACCGCTATTTGTTCTCTCGTCAAAGTAAGCAATGATTTCTCCCATCCAACGTCTAATGGTTCCGAAGCTTTTAGGATAAACTGTATGAGCCTCTGCACACCAATCCGCTAGTTCAAACAGTCCTGATATCCAATCAATATTTTCATCAAAAACCTTTCTAAATTTCTCTTTTAGAAGGTACATCTTTGAAAGAATAGGTACAGTTTTATAGATTTCTTCTAATTTCTCTTTTTGTTGGTCGCTTAAATCTTCTTCATTTTTAAGTAAAGCATATTTACTCTTATTTAATCCTGAAAGTAATTGTTTTTTTTCTGGAGAATCCTTTAAAGCAATTGCTTCTCTTTTTGACTTTTTTCTTTGAGCATCTAACTCATCGGTAACTTGCTTCATTACATGGAATCTATCAGCCACTATTTCGGCTTGTGGCATTAATTTTTTAGCCACTTTTTTATAAGGTTGCCAAAAGTCTATACTAACTTCAACTATCTGTCTTAAAACCTCTTCTCCCCAAGCTTCTAGATATTTTGAGACTTCCTCTTCTGTTCGTTTTTCTATCAGTCCTATAATCACTCCTTTATCCAAATCTACTAAAACTACATAATACTTTCCTTGTCCTTTAACTACAGCAATCTCATCTATGCCTAATCGTCTTAATTTCTGTGGTTTCTTCTTCCCTAATTCTTGACCTATATCCTTTAGCATCGTTTCTATCTCTTGTTCACTTACTCCATTTCTTTGTGCTACGTTTTTAATATCGCCATTTAAAACTTCTGCGACAATTTTCTTCTTCAATCTTTCGGTGTAAGTTCTCTTTTTCTTGATATCTTTCAATTCTTCTGTGAATTTCTTTTGACATTTTTCACATCTCATTTGACGACGATTTATTTTGAGGTAAACATCTTGCTCTCCCCAAGATAAATCTCTGATAGTTAGTTCATTATTTTGATGTAGTTTTCTAGTGACAGAACCACAGTATATACAAGTTGTTTTTTTATCTACTTTCTCTAATGACAAAACTATTCCCATTCCCTTGATTAACTGATAATCCATAACAGTAAATCCTTCTAATTGAAGAATATTTGTCATTAAGTTTAGTTGAGAATTTGACGGCATTAGTGTAACTTAACTTAAAATAGCATTCTTTTTCTAATACCTATTCAACCATCAAATATCCTTAAAAGCAACCCTGACAAAGCTTTTGGCTATTATTCTCTTGTCTTTATGCTTTCAAAAACACGTTTTTATTTTTTTAATTTACATGACAAGTTCGGTAGAACCCTTATTCTTAATTGAAAACCCACTAATTTTTAGGTTAGTGGGTGGTTTTTATTTAAAATAAAAAAGTTCGTAGTTAAAGCTTTAGCTTTAATGATGACTAGCTTTCTCGTTCTAAAGAACTCACTACAAACTAACGTTCAACTAAGTTCTCCGTTAAGAGAAAGTAACACACTTGAAGGTGTTGGTGGTTTATACGACAAGTTTCCATTCAACTAGGTTCTCCGTTAAGAGAAAGCATCACAGCAAATAGCACACGGAATGTATAATGACGTTTCCATTCAACTAGGTTCTCCGTTAAGAGAAAGTTTTTTGTTTTGTTAGTAGCAATACTGACTGACAAAAGTTTCCATTCAACTAGGTTCTCCGTTAAGAGAAAGAGTCCGTCTGAGAGCCTTTACCCAGAGCGGGTTTCGGACTACAAATCCACGCACCCCATGTAATCATCATACTACACTCAACAATCTTCGACAACTCGTAACCCTCAAATCCAGGCCAGGTAAAGCATCGACGCAGGTCGACGAAAGAATGCGGTTTTTAGCCATTTTCCCTACTGCGTGGATCATTGTTTCTTCCTCCGAACTCCTGTCTCCTATTTGCCCCCATTTATAAGGGGGGTTGGGGGGATTAAACAAACCCAAAAATCTGAGGACCATTGGCACGAATAGGAAATTGATTCAAATACGCTACCGGATTACTAGGATCAAACGATCGCCCATCAATAAAAGCGGTGTTCGTTTCCTTTTTCATATTATTACTGGGTAAGGGAATATTTAACGCTTCAGCCACCTCTTCATAGATAGTAATGGGATAGATTTTATCTAATAATTTATCTGCTTCTTTCGGATAGTCATAAATGTCTAAATCGTGCCAACGAATCATCTGAGTTAACATCCAGACTGCATGGGAACGCCACGGATAATTTGCGCAATCATTTTCTCCTAAATAGTCTGCTTCTCTGTGATGAAAAATAGTATAATCGGGTATGAATCGCTGATAATTTTCAGAGGTTTCATAACTATAAGAATAGTTCCCCATTAAGGTCGATTCAATCAAACTGGTATCGAGGTTTAAATAATCAGGTTGTGCTAAAATAGCAGCAACTTCTGTCTGATTTTCCAAGCGATCGCAATATTGACAAGCTTCGATAACAGCAGCCATCAACGCCCTTGTTGTGTTGGGATGTTTCTTGGCCCAACCGTCCATCGTAGCTAATATTTTATTAGGATGGCCCTGCCAAATATCCCGACTCACATAACTAACAAAACCCGCTTTTTCTAATACTGTTTGTTGATTCCAAGGGGAAGACGCGCTATAACCATCAATCATCCCTGCTTGCAATTTATAAATCATTTGAGAAGCAGGAAACTCCACTAATTCTACTTCTGTTTTGGGCATTAAACCGATAGCAGATAACCAATAACGAGTCAAATAAGTATCAGTCGAAAAAGCAGAATCTACTGCCAAATTAACAGGGGTTTCACGGTTTCGCCAGTAGCGTCTAATATTCTCTTCAAAGTCAGTAAAATTGAAATAATCCACCGATGGACGTATTCCTGCGTCCCAAGCTTTTTGAGTTATAGTAATAGCACTACTATTAAGATTTAAGGTCATTAAAGAGATTAATGGGGCTTCATCTTCTCCTAATTGTGCCAAGATGGGGAAAGCATAAGGCAGTTGTCCTGCGTCCATTGTCCACCCTAGTAACTCTTCTTTGACCTCTTCCCAAGTTTCAAGTCGTTTTAGGGTAACAGACAAGCCATAACGCTCAAAAAACCCCTTTTCCTGAGCAACAATTAAGGGGGCTGCATCCCCATTCGGCACGTATCCGAGAATTAGGTTAGACTTTTCTAACGTGCCAAAATTTACATCAGTTTTTTGTTGATTGAAGATATCAACTTTACTACAAGCTGCAACCCCTAAACTTGCTAACCCTAAACCACTGTATTTAATAAAATTGCGACGTTTCATAAATAATTTTAACTAATAATTTTGTATTTTTAGGGATTAATAAAAGGACTCACATCCTGCGCCGGACAGTCTGCCAAAGCTGCTAAATTAATCGGTTTTTGTCCAAGACTAGACGGTACATAAGTGTAAGCTAAATCAACCCCTTGGTTATTAATGGACACTTGCCAGTAATTTTCATAATCTACAGTTCCCACAGAAATAGATCGAATTGTAACAGGTTGAGGTGTGGTTTCGCCACAGGGTTCGCAAAAAAGATAAATTAATTGATTAAGTTTGAGAAACGTTGCTGCTTTTAACGCTTGTTCTTTATCTACATAAGAACATTGATCAGCATAAGCCATCTGGGTTGAAAATGAAATGATTGTAATGGCTAAAAGTATGATTTTGAAGAATTTTAACATAATTAACTCACTAAATTTATTTTTGATTATTTTTTAGGGTGTATAATAATCATAACCCTTTGCTATAATAAATCAAATAAATTTCTTTAAGCTAATTATGTTAGAGCTAGATGATCTTAATCTTCATATTCAATATATTACCAATGACCTTGGGGAAAAAACTGCTGTTATTTTACCTATTACTGAATTTGAAGAACTTTTAGAAGATTTAGAAGATTTAAAAACTATTGCTGATAGAAAAGATGAAGAAACTATTTCCCATGAAGCAGTAATTGCTGAACTTAAAGAAGATGACATCTTATAAAATCGTTTGGAAAAAATCAGCCCAAAAAGACTTAAAATAAAACTGTTCTACTTATATTAACTCACTAAATTAATTTTTGATCCTTCATTAGTTTTATACACTTCAATACGATTTTGAAAAGCTTCTTTAAATTGAGGCATGTGGGTAACTGCTAAAATACAAGAAAACTCAGAAGAAATAGCATTAATAGCTGCCACTAACCGTTCACATCCTTGTGCATCTTGAGTCCCAAAACCCTCGTCAATGATTAACATTTGTAATGTCGTTCCTGCCCGTTGTGCTAATAATTTAGCTAAGGCTAAACGCACAGAAAAATTAATTCTAAATGCTTCACCTCCTGAATAAGTTTCATAAGCGCGAGTTCCTTTTGCATCAGAAATAATAATATCTAAAGTATCGATCATTTTAGCACTTTTTTTCCGAGAACTGCCACTTTTTCCTGCCCGTTGTGTTATGAATCTGATATGAAATTGATTCCCTGTTAATCGTGATAAAATATTGTTAGTTTCTGTCTCTAATTGTGGTAAAACGTTTTCAATCATTAATAATTGAATACCATTTTTACTAAACGCTTTACTTAATTCTGTATGAACCCGATATTGTTTACGAACATCGTTATATTCTTTTTCTTGTTCTTCTTGTTGTTTTTTCAAGCTTTCTAACTGAGATAAAGATTGTTCTATTCTTCCTTTTTGGCCGAGTAAATTATCTAATTGTTCTCTTTGTAATTGTAATTTTGTTTCTAAGATTTCAATCTCTTGACTATGATCTTCAATGGTTTCTAATTGAGTAGATAACTGTTGTACAAATTTTTCTGTATCTTTTTGTTCTTCCTGATTATTATTAATTTTAGTTTCAATATTTTTTAACTGTTCTTGTAATTGAGGATAATCTTGTTTAACATCTTGTAATTTTTGATAATCAACCACACAAGATTGAGATTTACGAATATAATCAGAAATCCGTTGATGATAGGATCGATCATAGTTTAAATTGTTTAATTCTTCTTCTATTTTATTTATTTCTTGTTTTAATTCTGAATTAGTTTCTAAGTTATTTCTTTCGGTTTCTAATTGTTCAAGTTTAGCAATAATTTCAGGTTTTTGTTGTTCGATTTTTTTCTGATTACCAATAGCATCTTCTATTCTTGCTTGTTTAATTTCTGCCCATCGTAACCTTTCAACTTCTCCCCTTGCTAATGCGTGGGTTTGTTCATCATAGTTAAGCTTTTCTAATCTTTGATTAATAATTTTAATCTCATTTTGTATATTCATTCCATAGGTTTCTGTATTAATTACATTTTCAATCATTTCTTTTTCTTTTAGTAATTTTTTTAGCTTAATTTTAACTTCTCCTGCTTGATCAAGTTGCGCTTCTATTCGAGAGAATTCTTGTTGTATATTTCCTGAAGTTTTTAGCTGATTTTCTAATTGTTTATCCTCACTAATTAATGATTTAATATCTCGCTTAATAACGGATAATTCTTCTTGTAAAAACCAAATTTGTTGTTGCAGTTTTTCTTGTTGTTTATTTGTCTTATCAATGACATGATGGCGACGGTTTTCATCTAAGTCTTGCTCACACAAAGGACAAGTAGATTCTGGATTATTTAATAAGTTTATTTTTTGCTGTAATTCTTCTATTTTTTCTGTGTAATTTTTTTGATTAACAATTAATTTTTCTTGTGTTAGTTTTCTCTCTTGTGATTTCTCTTTAACTCTTTTTTGATAGACTTTTTGATTATCAATTTCTTGTATTTTGTTATCTAATTCTATAAGTAGTTGTCGTCTTTCGGGTATTTTTTCTAACTCTTGATGATACTGATTTTCTAAGTTTTCAAATTGTTCTAACTTAGCTTCTAAATTAGCTTTTAGTTTTTCTAATTCCGTTTCTAAGATTTGCTTTTGTTTCAATAAAGGTGTTACTGTATGTTGTAATTTATCTAATTCTTGTAACCGTTGTCGATGATTATTTAATTTTTCAACTGTTGCTTTAATATCATCAGCTTGACTGATTGTTTTTTGTAAGTCTTGTTCTTGTTCTGCTAATTGTTCTAAACGAGTTTGTTGTTGACGAATTTGTAACTGTAATTGATTATTTTTTTTGAAGATTTCTTGCTCAATTTTCTGTTTTTTCTGTTGAATATTTTGGGAAAGTTGGAATTGATGAGATAAGGTTTCTTCTTGTTTTTGTAGCAGTAGTAATTCTTCGTATTTTTCAGTCACTTCTTGTTCTTGATTAATAAGCTTATCTGCTTCATTAATTTTACGAACTAATTGAAACTGTTCTTGTTCTAATTCTTTGCTTTCTTTGTTTAAAGTTTGCTGTTTATTTTGATGCCATGTCAATTGTTCTATCCAAGCTTGACGATGACTATCTTTTTCTTTAATTTTCTGTAACTTATCTCTATGGACTTCTTGAGATTTTTGTAGCTGTTCAATCTCTTGATTCAGAGTTTTTTTCTGATTATTAATATCTTTCTTTTCTTCTAGTTGCTGTTTGATTCTATCTAGATTTAACTTAATTTGTTCCTCTTGCCCTTTATATTGTTTAGATAAATCTTTTGCTTTATCTGCTAAGGCTTGATAGTGATCTAATTTTAATAACTCTGCTAACACTTTTTTTCTATCGGCTGCACCCCGTAACATAAATTCATCAGCCCTTCCTTGACGTAAATAAGCTGAATTAATAAACGTATCATAATCTAATTTTAATGTAGAAAGAATAATTTCCTGAGTTGCTTTAATCCCTTTGCCACTCAAAGAAATAAACTCACCACTGCTATTAATTTGAAAGTCTAAAGTATTACTTCTCCCTCGTTGACGACTACGAATAATACGATAACTTTGTTCATAGGAAATAAACTCAAAATCTACCCTAACATACTGAGCAGTAGTATGAATGATATCTTCATCTGAAGCCGTTCGACTTTTACCCCAAATTGCCCAAGTTATTGCTTCTAATAAGGACGATTTTCCAGCACCATTTGCTCCACAAATACAAGCAGTATGTAACCCCCGAAAATCAAGGACAGTTTCTCGATAACTCAAAAAGTTTTTCAGGGTAAGTTGCAAAGGAATCATATGAATAAATCAGTCAAAAAAGCCATGGGTGCGAAGCTAGAGTTATCTAGTTTAACGATAAAACTTTGAGAACTTCTAGAGGATGTCTGCAAACTGTTACAATTATTGACAATTTAACAAAGATTGAAAATTATATCAAACGTTGGGGCGGGTATCATTTCACCTCTAAAGTCTAATAATTGTACAATAACTAAGTAAGCAACTGCCAAAAAAATAGAAATAGCCCCAGTTATAATAGCGACAATTTTACCTTGATTCATAATTAATGGATTCTCTTTTAAACAATCTGATTATCTATTATAGTTTCTAGATTCAAATGATGTATGATAAAAGCAATTTAAAAAATTCTCTTAACAAGGAGATAAAATAAGATGTCTGAACTTAGTATGATCAAAGGTAGTTGTCTATGTGGTGCGGTCAATATTTCAACCTCTAGTATTAATCATCATCTAGCAGCCTGTCATTGTAATATGTGTCGTAAATGGGGTGGTGCAGCTTTATTAGGAGTTGAATGTAACGATGGTATCAGTTTTGAAGGGGAAGAAAATATTCAGGTATATCAATCTTCACAATGGGCAGAACGTGGATTTTGCCAAAAATGTGGTAGTAATCTATTCTATAGATTAAAAGAAAATAATCACTACTATGTACCAGTAGGAATTTTTGATAATGCTGATAATCTCGTTTTTGATTTAGAGGTTTTTATTGAAGAAAAGCCAAACTATTACTCTTTTGCCAATGAAACTAAGAAAATGACAGGAGAAGAATTATTTTCTATGTTTTCATCTTCATCAGAAAAAGAATAATTTGTCATTTGACCAGTAATGATAAAATAATATAACTGTTAGTGATTGAGTTCAACAATGACTGATACAATATTTAGTAAGATTATTCAGCGAGAAATTCCGGCCAATATTGTCTACGAAGATGATTTATGCTTAGCTTTTACTGATATTAACCCTCAAGCCCCAACTCACATTTTAGTTATTCCTAAAAAACCCATTCCTAAACTAGAAGAAGCACAAGAAGATGATCATCGTCTTTTAGGACATCTTTTAATGAAAGTGAAACAAGTCGCTCAAGAAGCTGGGTTAACTAAGGGTTATCGTGTGGTTATTAATAATGGAGAAGATGGAGGACAAACTGTCAATCATCTTCATTTACATATTTTAGGTGGTCGTTCTTTAACTTGGCCACCAGGTTAAAAATAGGGGCTTCCTATTATTAAGCCCCCAGATTTATTTTGTTATTAATTGGGTATTAATTTAGTAAAAAGCATCTAAATCAATCGCTTTTGATCCACCCTCTTTTAACTGTTTTAATAAGCTTTCCAGTTGAATCCAAACTAAAGCAGCAATAAAGATGGTCATGGGTAAAGAAATAGCATAAGATAGCCAACGATCAAAGAGAAAAATCTCTAATCCTGCGGATAAAAATACACAAATACCAATACAAATACCAAAAAAGGGTAACTGTAACCCTGAACCTTTTAGCATCTGATCAATGGGCTTTTTCAACATCGCATTAATCTGAGATTTTAGGGTTGCTTCAAACGCTAAACCACAGGTCAGACCAATAAATAGGCCGGCAACTACTAGAAAATAAGGAGGCTGAGGAAAATAGTACATAAAAGGCAGGGCTTGAATAATGATAGGTTAGTTGACATCGGCTGTGTCAGGAAGAATGGCTGCAACTCCTGCGGTAGAGAATTGTCGAAATGCCTTCATAGCAACACCAAATAATTGTTGAGGTTGAAGATCATCACTAATTAAAGCCCAAATTCGTTGAACTTCTTCGGTGTGTAAGCGATCGTCTTCGGTCAACGCTAACAATAATTGATGACGCAAATATCTTCCTTCATCAGACAACAAATATTGTAATCCTAATCGTGCCGTTGGCAGTAGATCAAATTGTTCATCAGAACGGGCAATACGGATCATATTTTCTAGTCGTTGCCACTGGAATTTACCATTTTTAAATAATACTTCTAAGAGTCTTCTTCTCAGTTGAGGAGACTCTCCCGTTAATAACCGTCTGGCAACATAGGGATAGGCCACTTCCACAATTTTGAAGTTAGGATCAAGGCTAAGGGCTAACCCTTCTTGAGTAATTAATGAGCGAATAATTAACGCAAATTTCGCTGGAACTCTAAAGGGATATTCGTACATCAATTCCGAAAAATCATCGGTGATGGTTTTGAAATTAAAATCCCCTACACTTTGCCCGATCGCATTGCCTAATACCCTTTCTAATGCAGGAATAATGGGTTCAATATCCGTATCAGGGGTTAAGAAACCTAACTTCACAAAGTCTCTGGCTAAGGCATCATAATCTTGATTGATTAACTGTACCACTGAACTAGCAATGGTTTCTTTGGTTTCTTCTTCTAACTGATCCATCATACCAAAATCAATAAATGCCATGCGGCCATCGAGGGTAGCAAACAGGTTACCTGGATGGGGATCAGCATGGAAAAATCCGTGTTCTAGGAGTTGTCTTAACCCGGATGTGACTCCAATTTTAACGATCGCATAAGGATCAAGTCCAGCCGCCCTAATTTTGTCGGTATCAGTTAATTTATAACCCTGTATCCACTCTAAGGTTAAAATGCGATCGCTACTATAAGACCAATAAATGACGGGAACTTTAACATCGTCGTCATTTCTAAAGTTGGCTGCAAATTTTTCGGCGTTTCTCCCTTCGTTAACGTAGTCAATTTCTTCAAATAATTTCACCCCAAATTCATCGATAATCAGGGTTAAATCATGGCCTAGGTTAAGGGGTAAAAAGCGACCAAACTGACAAGCAGCCCAACGCATCAAGAAGAGATCACGGGTTAAAATGGGTCTGAGATTCGGCCGTTGTACCTTAACCGCCACTTCTTCTCCGGTATGCAACACCGCGCGGTAAACTTGTCCTAAACTGGCTGCTGCTACGGGATGGGGTGAAATCTCTCGATAGGCTTCATCAATGCTGGTTCCCAGAGATTTTTCGATAATAGAGAACGCAATCTCGTTATCGAAGGGCGGGAGTTGATCCTGTAGCTTAATCAGTTCATCAAGAAAGTCAGGACGGATCAAGTCAGGACGGGTTGATAAAGCTTGACCCACTTTGATAAAGGTCGGTCCCAAACGGGTAAGAATTTGCCTTAATTCGGTTGCACATTTCTGTTTATTGTCTTTATCGGGGTTAAACCAGTGATCCCATTGAAGATGGAGCAAAAACCAGCCAAAAGACCAAATAATGGTAATAGCCCGTTGAATTACTTCCCAAGGATGTCGGTGGTAATAACGGGCGATCGCAGCAGCATCATAGCGTTTTTGCTGTTGGATATTTGAACTGGGGTCATATGATTCTATGGTTTGCCAAGTCACAAGCGGTTACTAATGCCTCTGAATTCAAAATGGTTGAAAAATCAAGTATTTTAAAAATTGATATACAAAAGTATAAATATCTTAACTCTCTATTATCCCTAATTTTCCTTTTTTTCGCAACATTTCTTAATCAACTACCCCATGTAACTCTTGGGGATTAATATGGGAGTGAACGATCTGGCCATCCTTAAACCAAATCACCCGACGAGAGTGACGGGCCACCTCTGCCTCGTGAGTCACCACCACAACGGTAATGCCCACTTGATGGAGGCTTTCAAAGATATCTAAAACTTCCTCTGTGGTTTGGGAGTCTAACGCCCCTGTGGGTTCGTCAGCCAGGAGTAGAACCGGCTCGTTTACAATAGCGCGAGCAATAGCCACCCGTTGCTGTTGCCCTCCTGAGAGTTGATTGGGCTTGTTATTGATTCTGTTACCTAAACCTACTTTTTCTAACGCTTCCAGGGCCCGATTGCGTCGTTCTGTAGGGGATACCTCTCCATAAATCATGGGTAAAATGACGTTTTCTAATGCTGTCATTTGAGGCAAGAGATGGAACTGTTGGAAAACAAAGCCAATTTTTCCGTTACGGATCTCAGCCAACTGGGAATCCGGCAACCGTGACACATCTATGTTATCTAAATAATACCGTCCCGATGAAGGGCGGTCAAGACAACCCAGAATATTCATCAGCGTTGATTTGCCTGACCCCGATGCCCCCATAATGGTGCAGTATTCTCCTTTTTCGATGGTTAAATTAATCTTATCTAAGGCTTTGACCTTTGTATTTTCACTGCCATAGATTTTTGTAATTTCTTCTAGGCGAATAATAATCGGATGATAGTCATGGGAGGGACTGGGTTGAGATGATTTTTGGGTTAAAGAAAGACTTTCAGCCGTCATAATTAATCCAATTTTTTTTAATGGTTTAATTATAACATTTTCCTTGAGAGTTTAAAATCAAATCAGTTGTTATCATGACCGAAATTAAATAACTCATGGCTCAATTTTATTCTAGTTTAACGCCGGAACTGATCAAATTTATTAAAGAACAAAAAATCTTTTTTACGGCTACAGCCCCCATAGAAGGTAGGATTAATTTATCCCCTAAAGGCATCGATACATTTCGCTGTTTAGATCAACAGACGGTAGGCTACTTAGACTTGACGGGGAGTGGTAATGAAACCTCCGCTCATTTAGAAGACAATGGACGAATGACCATCATGTTTTGCAGTTTTTCTGAGAAACCTTTAATTTTACGATTATATGGACAAGGAAAAGTTATTCATCCGAGAGACGAGGAATGGAGACAACTTTATCCTAATTTTCCGACTTATGAGGGAGAAAGACAAATGATTATTTTGACCTTAAGTTCTGCTCAAACCTCTTGTGGGTTTGGAGTGCCTATTTACGAATATCAAGAAACCAGAGACACCTTGATTGAATGGGCCAAGAAAAAAGGAAAAACCGGAATTTATGATTATTGGCAACAGAAAAATCAAGTGAGTATTGATGGTTTGCCTACGAAACTCTTGGAGGAATAAAATATTATTATTCGTAAAAAACAGAGTTTTTGAGTTTTGAGACTTAGGAGTTGGGATTTTTGGGTTCAGGGGTAAAACAGGATCTTACCCTATGAGTCCCAGAAACGCTATATTTAATTAATAGTCACCTCTTTTTTTCAAACTTTTAGCAGTAACAATTCTCCGTGATTCCAGTTTTTTAAATGTTAATGAAAACGATGAAGTTGACAAAATTTCTAGGTTCTCTGGTTCGTTACAGTATCCCAATGATTCTGAGTATAATTCTTAGTTTTGGGGGATTTCACGTTCTATCATCCCAAGCTGAGACTATCGGGGAACTAGCCCAAACCCCAATCAATATAACCCCCGATAGTTTTGTGGCTGAAGCCGTTGCCAAAACGGGTCCGGCGGTGGTTCGTATCGATACAGAAACGGTAGTCACCCGACAAATCGATCCCTTTTTTGATGATCCCTTCTTTCGAGACTTCTTCGGCCAACAGTTTCGCCCTCCCCAACAACAAAGAATCACTGGCCAGGGTTCTGGGTTTATTATTGATAGCACGGGTATTATTTTGACCAATGCCCATGTGGTGAATAGTGCCGATAAAGTGACGGTTACCCTCAAAGATGGACGAACGTTTAACGGACAAGTGAAAGGAACCGACGAAATCACTGATTTAGCAGTGGTGGCCATTAGTCCTCAAGGACAAACCTTACCGGTTGCACCCTTGGGAGACTCTGCCAATCTGAAAGTGGGAGATTGGGCGATCGCAGTGGGTAACCCTGTAGGCTTAGATAACACGGTAACCTTGGGTATTATTAGCACCATTGGTCGTTCAGCAGCGAAAGCCGGTATCCC from Crocosphaera subtropica ATCC 51142 includes these protein-coding regions:
- a CDS encoding ABC1 kinase family protein, producing the protein MTWQTIESYDPSSNIQQQKRYDAAAIARYYHRHPWEVIQRAITIIWSFGWFLLHLQWDHWFNPDKDNKQKCATELRQILTRLGPTFIKVGQALSTRPDLIRPDFLDELIKLQDQLPPFDNEIAFSIIEKSLGTSIDEAYREISPHPVAAASLGQVYRAVLHTGEEVAVKVQRPNLRPILTRDLFLMRWAACQFGRFLPLNLGHDLTLIIDEFGVKLFEEIDYVNEGRNAEKFAANFRNDDDVKVPVIYWSYSSDRILTLEWIQGYKLTDTDKIRAAGLDPYAIVKIGVTSGLRQLLEHGFFHADPHPGNLFATLDGRMAFIDFGMMDQLEEETKETIASSVVQLINQDYDALARDFVKLGFLTPDTDIEPIIPALERVLGNAIGQSVGDFNFKTITDDFSELMYEYPFRVPAKFALIIRSLITQEGLALSLDPNFKIVEVAYPYVARRLLTGESPQLRRRLLEVLFKNGKFQWQRLENMIRIARSDEQFDLLPTARLGLQYLLSDEGRYLRHQLLLALTEDDRLHTEEVQRIWALISDDLQPQQLFGVAMKAFRQFSTAGVAAILPDTADVN
- a CDS encoding ABC transporter ATP-binding protein, with the protein product MTAESLSLTQKSSQPSPSHDYHPIIIRLEEITKIYGSENTKVKALDKINLTIEKGEYCTIMGASGSGKSTLMNILGCLDRPSSGRYYLDNIDVSRLPDSQLAEIRNGKIGFVFQQFHLLPQMTALENVILPMIYGEVSPTERRNRALEALEKVGLGNRINNKPNQLSGGQQQRVAIARAIVNEPVLLLADEPTGALDSQTTEEVLDIFESLHQVGITVVVVTHEAEVARHSRRVIWFKDGQIVHSHINPQELHGVVD
- a CDS encoding pyridoxamine 5'-phosphate oxidase family protein — encoded protein: MAQFYSSLTPELIKFIKEQKIFFTATAPIEGRINLSPKGIDTFRCLDQQTVGYLDLTGSGNETSAHLEDNGRMTIMFCSFSEKPLILRLYGQGKVIHPRDEEWRQLYPNFPTYEGERQMIILTLSSAQTSCGFGVPIYEYQETRDTLIEWAKKKGKTGIYDYWQQKNQVSIDGLPTKLLEE
- a CDS encoding HhoA/HhoB/HtrA family serine endopeptidase yields the protein MKLTKFLGSLVRYSIPMILSIILSFGGFHVLSSQAETIGELAQTPINITPDSFVAEAVAKTGPAVVRIDTETVVTRQIDPFFDDPFFRDFFGQQFRPPQQQRITGQGSGFIIDSTGIILTNAHVVNSADKVTVTLKDGRTFNGQVKGTDEITDLAVVAISPQGQTLPVAPLGDSANLKVGDWAIAVGNPVGLDNTVTLGIISTIGRSAAKAGIPDKRLDFIQTDAAINPGNSGGPLLNSKGEVIGINTAIRADAMGIGFAIPINKAKTLEKILASGQKVPHPYIGVQMINITPEIAKENNRNPNSPMMVAEVEGILVVQVVPNSPAERARLRRGDVIVGVNGQPVKDGTDLQKIVEKAGINSSLRLKLYRGDRLLELTVKTEQMQGVS